A portion of the Cyanobium sp. PCC 7001 genome contains these proteins:
- the secA gene encoding preprotein translocase subunit SecA yields MLKLLLGDPNARKLKRYQPVVSDVNLLEEEIAPLSDDELRGLTGEFRQKLASHQEECRSRGLTLEATLERERNLLDDLLPQAFAVVREAGKRVLGMRHFDVQLIGGMVLHDGQIAEMKTGEGKTLVATLPSYLNALTGRGVHVVTVNDYLARRDAEWMGQIHRFLGLSVGLIQQDMTPYDRRDNYACDITYATNSELGFDYLRDNMATDIAEVVQRDFHYCVIDEVDSILIDEARTPLIISGQVERPQEKYQKAAEVAERLVRAAELGKDGIDPEGDYEVDEKQRSCTLTDEGFAKAEEMLGVSDLFDPADPWAHYINNALKAKELFIKDVNYIVRGSDAVIVDEFTGRVMPGRRWSDGQHQAIEAKENLPIQPETQTLASITYQNFFLLYPRLAGMTGTAKTEEVEFEKTYKLEVTVVPTNRPRSRADWTDQVYKTEPAKWRAVALEIAEVNNSGRPVLVGTTSVEKSELLSALLAEQQIPHNLLNAKPENVEREAEIVAQAGRAGAVTIATNMAGRGTDIILGGNSDYMARLKLREVLLPVLVRPEEGHRPPVPLQRSAEVSGFGGGRGGKGASPNGSAPSEARAIGALYPCELPEEQELALVTLSRELVKAWGDRSLTVLELEDRIAQAAEKAPTDDPQIQQLRECINAVKATYDAVVKQEEARVREAGGLHVIGTERHESRRVDNQLRGRAGRQGDPGSTRFFLSLEDNLLRIFGGDRVAGLMNAFRVEEDMPIESGMLTRSLEGAQKKVETYYYDIRKQVFEYDEVMNNQRKAVYAERRRVLEGRELKQQVIGYGERTIDDIVEAYVNPDLPPEEWDLSRLVAKVKEFIYLLEDLEPEQLKGLGTEELKAFLQEQMRNAYDIKEGQIEQQRPGLMREAERFFILQQIDTLWREHLQAMDALRESVGLRGYGQKDPLIEYKNEGYDMFLEMMTQMRRNVIYSMFMFQPAPAPQGATV; encoded by the coding sequence CCTCACCGGCGAGTTCCGCCAGAAGCTGGCCAGCCATCAGGAGGAGTGCCGCAGCCGCGGGCTGACCCTCGAGGCCACCCTGGAGCGGGAGCGCAACCTGCTCGATGACCTGCTGCCCCAGGCCTTCGCCGTGGTGCGCGAGGCCGGCAAGCGGGTGCTCGGCATGCGCCACTTCGACGTGCAGCTGATCGGCGGCATGGTGCTCCATGACGGCCAGATCGCCGAGATGAAGACCGGCGAGGGCAAGACCCTGGTGGCCACCCTGCCCAGCTATCTCAACGCCCTCACCGGCCGCGGCGTGCACGTGGTGACGGTGAACGACTACCTGGCCCGCCGCGACGCCGAGTGGATGGGCCAGATCCACCGCTTCCTCGGCCTCTCGGTGGGGCTGATCCAGCAGGACATGACGCCCTATGACCGGCGCGACAACTACGCCTGCGACATCACCTACGCCACCAACTCAGAGCTCGGGTTCGACTACCTGCGCGACAACATGGCCACCGACATCGCCGAGGTGGTGCAGCGCGATTTCCACTACTGCGTGATTGACGAGGTCGACTCGATCCTGATCGATGAGGCCCGCACCCCCCTGATCATCTCCGGCCAGGTGGAAAGGCCCCAGGAGAAGTACCAGAAGGCGGCCGAGGTGGCCGAGCGGTTGGTGCGGGCGGCCGAGCTGGGCAAGGACGGCATCGACCCCGAAGGTGACTACGAGGTGGACGAGAAGCAGCGCAGCTGCACCCTCACCGACGAGGGCTTCGCCAAGGCGGAGGAGATGCTGGGGGTAAGCGATCTGTTCGACCCGGCCGATCCCTGGGCCCACTACATCAACAACGCCCTCAAGGCCAAGGAGCTGTTCATCAAGGACGTGAACTACATCGTGCGCGGCAGCGATGCCGTGATCGTGGATGAGTTCACCGGTCGCGTGATGCCGGGCCGCCGCTGGAGCGATGGCCAGCACCAGGCGATCGAGGCCAAGGAGAACCTGCCCATCCAGCCCGAAACCCAGACGCTCGCCTCGATCACCTATCAGAACTTCTTCCTGCTCTATCCCCGCCTGGCCGGCATGACCGGCACCGCCAAGACCGAGGAGGTGGAGTTCGAGAAGACCTACAAGCTCGAGGTCACCGTGGTGCCCACCAACCGGCCCCGCTCCCGCGCCGACTGGACCGACCAGGTGTACAAGACCGAGCCCGCCAAGTGGCGCGCCGTGGCCCTGGAGATCGCCGAGGTGAACAACTCCGGCCGCCCCGTGCTGGTGGGCACCACCAGTGTGGAGAAGTCGGAGCTGCTCTCCGCCCTGCTGGCCGAGCAGCAGATCCCCCACAACCTGCTCAACGCCAAGCCCGAGAACGTGGAGCGGGAGGCCGAGATCGTGGCCCAGGCCGGCCGTGCCGGCGCCGTGACCATCGCCACCAACATGGCCGGCCGCGGCACCGACATCATCCTGGGCGGCAACAGCGACTACATGGCCCGCCTCAAGCTGCGGGAGGTGCTGCTGCCCGTGCTGGTGCGGCCCGAGGAGGGCCACCGCCCGCCGGTGCCTCTGCAGCGCTCCGCCGAGGTCTCCGGCTTCGGCGGCGGCAGGGGCGGCAAGGGGGCCTCCCCCAACGGTTCCGCCCCCAGCGAAGCCCGGGCCATCGGCGCCCTCTATCCCTGCGAGCTGCCCGAGGAGCAGGAGCTCGCCCTGGTGACCCTCTCCCGCGAGCTGGTGAAGGCCTGGGGTGATCGCAGCCTCACCGTGCTCGAGCTGGAGGACCGCATCGCCCAGGCCGCAGAGAAGGCCCCCACCGACGACCCCCAGATCCAGCAGCTGCGCGAGTGCATCAATGCGGTGAAGGCCACCTACGACGCGGTGGTGAAACAGGAGGAGGCCAGGGTGCGTGAGGCCGGCGGTCTGCACGTGATCGGCACCGAGCGCCACGAATCCCGTCGGGTCGACAACCAGCTGCGCGGCCGTGCCGGTCGCCAGGGCGACCCCGGCTCCACCCGCTTCTTCCTCTCCCTGGAGGACAACCTGCTGCGGATCTTCGGCGGCGATCGGGTGGCGGGCCTGATGAATGCCTTCCGCGTGGAGGAGGACATGCCGATCGAATCCGGCATGCTCACCCGCTCGCTGGAGGGGGCCCAGAAGAAGGTGGAGACGTACTACTACGACATCCGCAAGCAGGTGTTCGAGTACGACGAGGTGATGAACAACCAGCGCAAGGCGGTGTATGCCGAGCGCCGACGCGTGCTGGAGGGCCGCGAGCTCAAGCAGCAGGTGATCGGCTATGGCGAGCGCACCATCGACGACATCGTGGAGGCCTACGTGAATCCTGACCTGCCGCCCGAGGAGTGGGATCTCAGCCGCCTGGTGGCCAAGGTGAAGGAGTTCATCTACCTGCTGGAGGATCTCGAGCCCGAGCAGCTCAAGGGCCTGGGCACCGAGGAGCTCAAGGCCTTTCTGCAGGAGCAGATGCGCAATGCCTACGACATCAAGGAGGGCCAGATCGAGCAGCAGCGGCCGGGCCTGATGCGGGAAGCCGAGCGCTTCTTCATCCTCCAGCAGATCGACACCCTCTGGCGCGAACACCTCCAGGCGATGGATGCCCTGCGCGAATCGGTGGGTCTGCGCGGCTACGGCCAGAAGGATCCGCTGATCGAATACAAGAACGAGGGCTACGACATGTTCCTTGAGATGATGACCCAGATGCGCCGCAACGTGATCTATTCGATGTTCATGTTCCAGCCGGCCCCCGCCCCCCAGGGCGCCACCGTCTGA
- the cysE gene encoding serine O-acetyltransferase — protein MSYIRRHRGLRLKPLPGAGRHRRRADHARAGAPRSNAAGVRQDACMFKAIRADLAIIKERDPAARGTLEILLCYPGLHALVLHRISHRLWRGGLPLLPRLLSQVGRLLTGIEIHPGAQIGHGVFIDHGMGVVIGETTVVGDNCLLYQGVTLGGTGKAHGKRHPTLAENVVVGAGAKVLGAITVGANTRIGAGSVVLRDVEPDSTVVGIPGRVVHQSGVRVDPLAHSALPDTEARVIRNLMERIDALEGELARAQACLREVAAGRPLLEPCRGEAQNLKDREILEFLGDNPGTTR, from the coding sequence CTGAGCTACATCCGCAGGCACCGCGGGCTGCGGCTGAAACCGCTGCCAGGGGCTGGCCGGCATCGCCGACGGGCTGATCATGCACGAGCGGGGGCCCCTCGGTCAAACGCCGCCGGGGTCCGGCAGGATGCCTGCATGTTCAAGGCAATCCGGGCCGACCTGGCAATCATCAAGGAGCGCGACCCCGCCGCCCGGGGCACGCTCGAGATCCTGCTGTGTTATCCCGGACTGCACGCCCTGGTGCTGCACCGCATCAGCCACCGGCTCTGGCGCGGTGGCCTGCCGCTGCTGCCGCGGCTGCTGAGCCAGGTGGGGCGGCTGCTCACCGGCATCGAGATCCACCCGGGAGCCCAGATCGGCCACGGGGTGTTCATCGACCACGGCATGGGCGTGGTGATCGGCGAAACCACCGTGGTGGGCGACAACTGCCTGCTCTACCAGGGGGTGACCCTGGGCGGCACCGGCAAGGCCCACGGCAAGCGGCACCCCACCCTGGCCGAGAACGTGGTGGTGGGCGCCGGCGCCAAGGTGCTCGGCGCGATCACGGTGGGGGCCAACACCCGCATCGGGGCGGGCTCGGTGGTGCTGCGCGACGTGGAGCCCGACTCCACCGTGGTGGGCATCCCGGGGCGGGTGGTGCACCAGAGCGGCGTGCGGGTGGATCCGCTGGCCCACTCGGCCCTGCCCGACACCGAGGCGCGGGTCATCCGCAACCTGATGGAGCGGATCGACGCCCTGGAGGGGGAGCTGGCGCGGGCCCAGGCCTGCCTGCGGGAGGTGGCGGCGGGCCGGCCCCTGCTGGAGCCCTGCCGCGGCGAGGCCCAGAACCTCAAGGACCGGGAGATCCTGGAGTTCCTGGGCGACAACCCCGGCACCACCCGCTGA
- a CDS encoding GntR family transcriptional regulator, with product MRFHIQQESDIPASTQLYNQICFAIAARHYPPGHRLPSTRQLAMQTGLHRNTISKVYRQLETDGVVEAMAGSGIYVRDQQKPREIKPPPGPRSRALPDLDRQVRESIDGLLNGGCTLQQARDMLTREIDWRLRCGARVLVSTPREDIGASMLIAEELAPNLEVPVEVVPMEELEGVLETSNNGTVVTSRYFLQPVEEIAKRHGVRAVPVDLNDFRHELGLLKELRAGSCVGLVSISPGILRAAEVILHSLRGNELLVMTANPDTGSRLLALLRAASHVLCDRPSLPLVEQSLRQNRAQLMRMPVVHCAQSYLGSATIDQLRKEIGVMAA from the coding sequence GTGCGATTCCACATCCAGCAGGAAAGCGACATCCCGGCGTCGACCCAGCTCTACAACCAGATCTGCTTCGCGATCGCGGCGCGCCACTACCCGCCCGGTCACCGGCTGCCCAGCACGCGCCAGCTGGCGATGCAGACCGGCCTGCACCGCAACACGATCAGCAAGGTGTACCGGCAGCTGGAGACCGACGGCGTGGTGGAGGCCATGGCGGGCTCCGGCATCTACGTGCGCGACCAGCAGAAGCCGCGCGAGATCAAGCCGCCGCCGGGCCCCCGCAGCCGGGCCCTGCCCGACCTCGACCGCCAGGTGCGCGAGAGCATCGACGGCCTGCTCAACGGCGGCTGCACCCTGCAGCAGGCGCGCGACATGCTCACCCGCGAGATCGACTGGCGGCTGCGCTGCGGCGCCCGCGTGCTGGTGAGCACGCCGCGGGAGGACATCGGCGCCTCGATGCTGATCGCCGAGGAGCTGGCCCCGAACCTGGAGGTGCCGGTGGAGGTGGTGCCGATGGAGGAGCTGGAGGGGGTGCTGGAAACCTCGAACAACGGCACGGTGGTGACCAGCCGCTACTTCCTGCAGCCGGTGGAGGAGATCGCCAAGCGCCACGGGGTGCGGGCGGTGCCGGTGGACCTCAACGACTTCCGCCACGAGCTCGGTCTGCTCAAGGAGCTGCGGGCCGGCAGCTGCGTGGGGCTGGTGAGCATCAGCCCCGGCATCCTGCGGGCCGCCGAGGTGATCCTGCACAGCCTGCGGGGCAACGAACTGCTGGTGATGACGGCCAACCCCGACACCGGCAGCCGGCTGCTGGCCCTGCTGCGGGCGGCCAGCCATGTGCTGTGCGACCGGCCGAGCCTGCCACTGGTGGAGCAGAGCCTGCGTCAGAACCGGGCCCAGCTGATGCGCATGCCGGTGGTGCACTGCGCCCAGAGCTACCTGGGCAGCGCCACGATCGATCAGCTCCGCAAGGAGATCGGCGTGATGGCCGCCTAG
- a CDS encoding dienelactone hydrolase family protein — MAAAAPLPVLSGWQNLTAEGAVPLRCWWARPEGRAPRAAVVVLPEVFGLNSWVRSVADRLAAAGYAALALPIFARTAPDLDVSYDEAGLAAGRLHRDQVTAADSLADAGRAIAWLQAQPGLEQRPVGCVGFCFGGHLALLVASLDGVAATCDFYGARVSVFRPGGGPPSLEVVPRIPGHLLCFCGAEDPLMPPEEQQAIAAALEADGRRHPERLRRLVVAPGAGHGYMCEHRGDFAPEAAAEGWRQMLELFAERLG, encoded by the coding sequence ATGGCTGCCGCCGCTCCCCTGCCGGTGCTCTCCGGCTGGCAGAACCTCACCGCCGAGGGTGCCGTGCCGCTGCGCTGCTGGTGGGCCCGGCCGGAGGGCCGGGCGCCGCGGGCGGCGGTGGTGGTGCTGCCTGAGGTGTTCGGCCTCAACAGCTGGGTGCGCTCCGTGGCGGATCGCCTCGCCGCCGCCGGCTACGCCGCCCTGGCCCTGCCGATCTTCGCCCGCACCGCCCCGGATCTGGATGTGAGCTACGACGAGGCGGGCCTGGCGGCGGGCCGTCTGCACCGCGATCAGGTGACGGCGGCTGACAGCCTCGCTGACGCCGGCCGCGCCATCGCCTGGCTGCAGGCCCAGCCCGGCCTCGAGCAGCGGCCGGTGGGCTGTGTGGGCTTCTGCTTCGGCGGCCACCTCGCCCTGCTGGTGGCCAGCCTTGACGGCGTGGCCGCCACCTGTGACTTCTACGGCGCCCGGGTGTCGGTGTTCCGCCCCGGCGGCGGTCCGCCCAGCCTGGAGGTGGTGCCCCGCATCCCCGGTCACCTGCTCTGTTTCTGCGGCGCCGAGGATCCGCTCATGCCCCCCGAGGAACAGCAGGCCATCGCCGCCGCCCTCGAGGCCGACGGACGTCGGCACCCGGAGCGGCTGAGGCGCCTGGTGGTGGCGCCGGGGGCCGGCCACGGCTACATGTGCGAGCACCGCGGTGACTTCGCGCCCGAGGCCGCCGCCGAGGGCTGGCGCCAGATGCTGGAGCTGTTCGCCGAGCGCCTGGGCTGA
- the infC gene encoding translation initiation factor IF-3, translating to MPRPRFDRRAPVRELPNINERINYPQLRVVDADGSQLGVITREAALEVARDRELDLVLVSEKADPPVCRIMDYGKYKFEQEKKAKEAKKKSHQTEVKEVKMRYKIDQHDYDVRIGQASRFLKAGDKVKCTVIFRGREIQHTALAEVLLMRMAKDLEAAAEIQQPPKREGRNMIMFLSPRKAAAAKGGGGKPAPAKPAPVKAAPVKSVVRSGGTTAAGGPEASAAEPKPAG from the coding sequence ATGCCCCGTCCCCGTTTTGACCGTCGTGCTCCCGTTCGGGAGCTGCCCAACATCAATGAGCGGATCAACTATCCCCAGTTGCGGGTGGTCGACGCCGACGGCAGTCAACTTGGAGTGATCACGCGGGAGGCGGCCCTGGAGGTGGCGCGGGACCGGGAGCTCGACCTGGTGCTGGTGAGCGAGAAGGCCGATCCGCCGGTGTGCCGGATCATGGACTACGGCAAGTACAAATTCGAGCAGGAGAAGAAGGCCAAGGAGGCCAAGAAGAAGTCGCACCAGACCGAAGTCAAGGAGGTCAAGATGCGCTACAAGATCGACCAGCACGACTACGACGTGCGGATCGGTCAGGCCTCCCGCTTCCTCAAGGCGGGCGACAAGGTGAAGTGCACCGTGATCTTCCGCGGCCGCGAGATCCAGCACACGGCCCTGGCTGAAGTGCTGCTGATGCGCATGGCCAAGGACCTCGAAGCCGCAGCCGAGATCCAGCAGCCCCCCAAACGGGAGGGCCGCAACATGATCATGTTCCTGAGCCCGCGCAAGGCCGCGGCGGCCAAGGGCGGCGGCGGCAAGCCCGCCCCGGCCAAACCCGCTCCCGTGAAAGCCGCGCCCGTCAAGTCCGTGGTGCGCTCCGGCGGCACGACGGCGGCCGGGGGCCCCGAGGCCAGCGCGGCCGAACCGAAACCGGCTGGCTGA
- the miaA gene encoding tRNA (adenosine(37)-N6)-dimethylallyltransferase MiaA: protein MASPAPAPAPPPAPAPTPLVIVLLGPTASGKTELAIGLARALELAVLNVDSRQLYRGMDVGTAKPTPAEQAQVRHELLDLRDPDQPINLEEFRAVAAAQIQAELERPRPGRPLALLAGGSGLYLKALTQGLRPPAVPPQPALRRQFSALGQPTCHQLLRAADPIAAGRIAAADSVRTQRALEVLYATGRPLSSQQGCTPPPWQVLELGLDPPDLRERIRRRTVALYAGGLLEETARLRQRYGADLPLLATIGYGEALQVLEGHLDEAAAIALTTRHTQQFAKRQRTWFRRQHRPLWLEGDTTALRLEQALREIRRVLL from the coding sequence ATGGCCTCCCCCGCGCCTGCCCCCGCGCCACCGCCTGCGCCTGCACCGACGCCCCTGGTGATCGTGCTGCTGGGGCCCACCGCCAGCGGCAAGACGGAGCTGGCGATCGGCCTGGCCCGGGCGCTCGAGCTGGCGGTGCTGAACGTGGACTCCCGCCAGCTCTATCGCGGCATGGACGTGGGCACCGCCAAGCCCACCCCGGCCGAACAGGCCCAGGTGCGCCATGAACTGCTCGACCTGCGGGATCCTGACCAGCCGATCAACCTGGAGGAGTTCCGGGCCGTGGCGGCGGCCCAGATCCAGGCCGAGCTGGAGCGGCCCCGCCCGGGCCGGCCGCTGGCCCTGCTGGCCGGCGGCAGCGGCCTCTATCTCAAGGCCCTCACCCAGGGACTGCGCCCGCCGGCCGTGCCGCCCCAGCCGGCCCTGCGCCGGCAATTCAGCGCCCTGGGGCAGCCCACCTGCCACCAGCTGCTGCGGGCCGCCGATCCGATCGCCGCGGGACGCATCGCTGCGGCCGACTCGGTGCGCACCCAGCGGGCCCTGGAGGTGCTCTATGCCACCGGGCGGCCCCTCTCCAGCCAGCAGGGCTGCACGCCGCCGCCCTGGCAGGTGCTGGAGCTGGGACTCGACCCGCCCGACCTGCGCGAGCGCATCCGCCGCCGCACCGTGGCCCTCTACGCCGGCGGGCTGCTGGAGGAAACGGCCCGGCTGCGGCAGCGCTACGGCGCCGATCTGCCGCTGCTCGCCACCATCGGCTACGGCGAGGCCCTGCAGGTGCTGGAGGGCCACCTGGATGAAGCGGCCGCCATCGCGCTCACCACCCGGCACACCCAGCAGTTCGCCAAGCGGCAGCGCACCTGGTTCCGGCGTCAGCACCGGCCGCTGTGGCTGGAGGGCGACACCACGGCCCTGCGGCTGGAGCAGGCGTTGCGGGAGATCAGACGCGTTCTACTGTGA